In Rhipicephalus sanguineus isolate Rsan-2018 chromosome 1, BIME_Rsan_1.4, whole genome shotgun sequence, the DNA window cagcatgatttacattatatggtctcGGGGCACCCATGGCCGTTGAAATCAATGAAtgcataccaaaactggcatgatgagacatttctgcatgacgaatATAATTGACAcatggtgacatgaaaatcatgatatgcaagtcatgtacgacatgatttatatgctacGCTGatggtggccgtttaaatgaatggatacataccaaaactggtatgatcaGACATTTCTGCATCACGAACACAACTGAAacatggtaacacgaaaatcatgatttgcaaatcatatatggcatgatttatatgccacgctcatggtgccctcgcggccatttcggtcGCAtgttatacaccaaaataggtgttgtgcgacgagactgtatgatgaacgtaagtcagaagtgataacgtgaagatcatgacatgcaagtcatgtacgacatgatttacatgccatgttcaTTGTCCAATAtttgccgtttcgctagcgtgatatgcatcaaaattggcattgcgcgacgcgactgtatgatgaacgtaaatgggaggtggaaacttgaaaatcatgacagccaagtcatgtacgacgtaatttacatgccacgctcatggtgccctcgcggccatttcgctcgcttgatatacaccaaaattggtattgcgcgacaagactgtatggcaaacataaatgagaggtggtaacatgaattagagcactgcatgggcctgatttttcggcccgggcccggcctggggtccgctttatgaagcccgagcccagcccgagcCCGTTGTTCcaagcacgggcccggcccgggcccgagcgtacatgaccgaacccaatCCGAGCCCTGCCCGGacgcggcccgggcccgggcgttcattactaaacttatccagggcgcgcgtgttcatgaccaggcccggcccgggtctGCCAGAGGATaatagttgttgatgatgattattaatgatgccttgcgctttgtagcgggcgatcgcaCGGAAAATCCGGTgagtacatgcatcgaaatgttgctttgcccgcggtggtagctcagcggttaagctgtttcgctctTAAGTCCTAGgatgcgggtgcgattcccgctgccacggcggccgcattttgatgggagcgaaatgcaagaacacccgtgtacttatctttaggtgcacgttaactcTTTCGCTACCGCGCCTATTCAATCGTTCAATTTGAACGATGCATTTGAAGTTTGAATTCTCGCGCCATCGcgcaggatggatggatggatgctatgagcgtcccctttaaaacggggcggtgacatgtctgccaccaggctcgaagaaaaaaaaaaaaaaaaaaacttccttgtttcatgttggccaaataccttatctacattgattaaatctatgttataccaaaaaaatataaattcacggtccatctctctgcctcttaaggcagaatgaccttatttttcccccattatttatttttgttctttatctctacttttctgccaccaatactctaaccgtctcttacttatttctatcgcggacgtgttcagctttccattgttgtccctaaaacccaaggcttcatgtagactcgtgcccacacgtatacctgggtgaatatcgccacattcaatcagtacatgttccatcgtttccttagttcccccgcagcatgtacattgttcttcttcgttcctaaatctcgctttataactacgcgttctaaggcagcccgaccttgcttcaaacagtaaagcgcttccccttgaattatcataaaacctttcctccttatttcgttttttccttttcggtagttactcagagccggcttcttttccatcgctgtcatccataagtcctctccgcctctctgaccttccgcttaatgctccttgttgccatatcgcccgcactgccagccatatatttactggtgagcctcctggttctttttctccactgcgtgtcaacgctttttctatacaaatacctgaaaaccttctctgcccatctactctccttcattttcctcagcctctcttcgaatctcattttgctctgcgcttccctcacttcaaagcctgtccatcccatatcaccctttaccgcctcatttgtcgtcttcccgtgagcgcccaacgcgagacggccccaccgtcctttgatttacatccattcctgattgcacctctgacttcatgcacaccactgagttcccaaatgtaagccccggaaccatcacacccttccacagccctcgaagcacctcgtacctattgtatcccataaagctctgtgcttcataattgcagcattcctctttccctttgctaccgatgctttctcttgtacctccatatatctatccccctcatttacccatactccgagtacttgtactcgcttaccctcggtattttttggccctgtagtaataccgtatggtctccgtgatcattgaataccatcaatccacattttgttgcactaaatcctagtcctagagcctcacactcccttccgcatatatctgccagtcgctgtatatcatcttgactgtccgcaaataagacaatatcatcagcataaaatagacctggaagcttctgctcaaccatcgctccgacctgtttgtgtgacaaattaaatccaatgttgctaccttctagcgctttttccattctcgccatgtacagcatgaataacagcggggacaaagggcatccctgtctcagccccttgctaatttcaacgctgtccttgctacttattccttcccattctatacaaactgtatttcctcggtatatttccctcaaaagctgtacacagtcgtcacctatgcccacttccttcaatatatcccacaaaatttcctgattaacgttgtcatacgccccggtgatatctagataagctacgtataagggcctgttttctattttagatatttctatacactgggtaagaacaaacagattatcgtctaaccgcctgtcgattcgaaatccattctgaagttctcccaaaatatcattttgttctacccacgcttctatttttaattttactgcctgcatcgccaacctgtatagcaccgatgtaattgttagcggtctatacgagcgaatgttatccttttctcccttgcctttatagattaagttcattctactttttctccaactgtctggtatttcctctcctgtaagcacttttctatggctttcagcagtgcttcttagtgttatgtccgagttcgttaatgaggctgacgggaaccccatctaagcccggagtagtgcgcttaggaatttttccttcggccttcttccaattgaaattctctaatagtacatcttcttcggttgcactcctttgcgtacttttactcaccgggggaatcccctgggggacctttttaaacgaatcggctgttatctttcggatgtaacctagcgcttcatatccttccaatttatttcctccttcatctaccatatgttgttgcattgtgacagacttcctacccagcgcttttaggtggctccaaaaaatcctgggcgcggccttcttcttttcgcgaatctctgtcatccagcgttcactttcacctttaatttttgcctcgactaatttctgcacaatggatttttgctctagatatatttcccatatttggttgacttcgtcctgtggccgcttctccttttttgcctgtctgtgctcccgtgatgcctgacgtcgcatctcgatcgcttcccggatttctttgttccaccaactttttggctttttctttcctttccaacaaatggttttcttctctatttccatttctttcgtgattacatgtagcagctcactatacttccagtctttgcctggtagttcgtctactttttcctcgactcttgcggctatatttgttatttgtttgtcatttagatacgagctgccaaactttgattctatgttcttattttcagttttatatcccatttgtaatattatgcgtttatgatcactacccaagctgttaatgccttcttcgtctattctcatctctctaagtttgtcatatattccttctgtcatgagacagtaatcaatgctcgattgcctgtttctgacttcccacgtgatctgcccctcacacttaggccccacgttaactatctcaagactatgttgctcgcagagatctagcaataacttgccagttggtgtctgaatatccgtcaaggtcatgaatgtgagcgttcatgtcccctagaaggattatctcggcatcatgaccaaattctttaatatcggtgcttatgcatttcactatctccagattcttttctctgcagttattgcctgtccacaagtaagctacacctagccacgttttctttccacctactgtgcccgaaacccacatgtgctctgaacacgtttgtttcactctctcccattttgttctgctatgaattagcattccaacccccccacctctcctttctgatgtgatcctgttacatccttcccaaacataattttcaatatgtggtggctcttccaagtctctaaggtgtgtttctgtaaccgcataaacacctatctgttccttgtttacctgtccctcaatctctaaccattttgccttttttctgccaccctgcatgttaatgtaactaattgcaacacgcgccttctcccttcttttaccttttctctgttttttcgctatactacctgtcaaagagtccccctggttgttttcctcattacaagctaccatgggcaccgaagggcccgcgtgccccccaaaaaagctactgcgcgtcctgcaagacgccaacccacctcatggccaagcctcctatcgaagtgtattccgtctcttcgaaaaccaccccacctgtgcacctctctgtttatttccactacctcaatgcctttctctctactcatctgccatatctctctgtttgcgtcgacaaccgctctttgcaggttgccgtcacgcaccggtacctccggtattgtgcataccactatctgcacctgaggggaaatggcgcgcatgtcatcgacccctttcgccaatgtggtccctagttcggctgattcgttactcaagacgtcgtttagacctcccgcgattatcacgaggttacgtccattagacttagctgcgagttttgcgttagcttgtctcatcactgatcccagcctatggcccgggaactttcctattaaaactcgtttgtcgcctctcaccctttccttgactgcttctgcgcatgtagctaaattcgagtccccggcgattatcacgtgatccgacttttctggtggactctcccgcacctggccactgcacctgttactagcgcgtgctactgctgttgttttgtcccctcccgttcccaagactacttcgcggaaggtgggtcctgtgtcccttgcacctgtcttttccaaacctgtttcccccttcgcgcctaccactgtgggggtcgatgccccatttttcccgctgtcgcctgcttccctgttccccgtggctacctttgctggcatggctacctttgccaatccctcctcggctgacttaagcctttccgccatagccatcgttttttcccgctctgtcgctaccgctttctccagctcggagattctcgccttgagctcattctgggcggccatcattatttccatcttcgcctctaactcgcattgcttacacttggcgtcagctctctctgtcgtctcatcctcacaaacctctattttccgccccattccgcatcctgaacactttacggtctttttgaccatggctatagagcattcacgcggcagattagatacacttaaagccaaatgatatcacaaaactccgcaagtatgttacacttcaaagcacctttcagccacgtggtggccaaaaaaacaaatattaaaaaaaaaacacacccgaagcgactgtcacaccactttgtaccaacagcacaaagttgtaagctctattaagctgcaatctagtggcttaactaaagaaacaagctcgaatcatgcaaaaaaaaaaaaaagcacttatctgacgctgtcattccggagcccacgaaaaacacgtccgtcctctagcagcaccacaaCGCGTGTGGTCAAGATTCTTGGCACGGACGAAAGACATGTTCCCCCTCCTCCACCTCCAAAAAAGTCCGAACACAAGCCCCAGGTGCAAGAAAAACGCCAAAATTGCAAGCTCTGCCATGACAAACGAAAGACACAGATGAAAACAGCAGTTTTGTGTCAGCCATGCGGCGTCTATCTTTGTTTCATCCGCACGAAGTTTACGGGTGCTTAGCGCCATCTAGGTAAGAAAGTGGAAAACGCACGAAGGGATCTGCgatgttttgcttgttttttgctACAGGGGAGTTTTCTCTCGCTGCAAAAAGTTTCAGGTTGCTGCGCAcgtgcgtcgtcgtcgtcatcgcgtGTAGGCGTTCCCAAAAGACGGCGCGTTTCTCGCGAATCCAGCGCATCAACAGTCGATTTTGAGGATGTAATCAGCAGCTGTGAGTCTGGAGAAGATATTGACTCATCAGATTTCAGCACCGATGACGAGGATGCGTCAAGTCAAGATTCTTGGCACGGACGAAAGACATGTTCCCCCTCCTCCACCTCCAAAAAAGTCCGAACACAAGCCCCAGGTGCAAGAAAAACGCCAAAATTGCAAGCTCTGCCATGACAAACGAAAGACACAGATGAAAACAGCAGTTTTGTGTCAGCCATGCGGCGTCTATCTTTGTTTCATCCCGACGAGGGACTGCTTTCAAGAATGGCACGAGACGCACCctcactaactttttttttcgtgggaaCAACAGTTTTTAGCAATAATTTTTGAAACTTGTACAACCTTTTTGCAACATAAGAAGCTACAAATTGTAtatcttgaatttttttttaacatcattgTTTTTTAAGTTATCCTCTTTTTATAGACCTCTTGCAGAAAGCCTAGCAACACTGTGTGCCTCTATGGCAACATTGGGGCGGTCACCAGCGGCGCGCCATTGTGAAGGAAAACACGCCGCGTCCGGCCTATGTTACCTATGTACTGGCTGCGCGGCATACGACCTTTCGGCATTCTGTCtggcgcaggggcgtaggcagaaagttttttcgggggaaggggggggggcacctccttgatctgtagtgggaacgagcaggcagatgtagtcgaatgtcattttctgctctgtatgctatggcaaaaaaaaaaaaaaaattcgggggggggggggcacgggcccggtgtgccctaacgtggctacgcccctggtctggcGCTTGAAGTAAGAATTCAAGCGCTTTCACGGCGACAGCGAACATGCCAACGCACTGCTGTGTTCCTGTGTGCAAGCAATACGGATACGTtgacaagtccggacgaaaggcACGTATCAGTGCACACGCACTGGGCCATCCGTGTCCCCGATTTCGCGTGCGGTTTTTGCATAGGTTTAATGTATTGGCTCGGCACTATAGTGGTTTGCGGTGTTTTAATTGCTCATTCACTCAATTGTTCCTTGCCCGACTGACACTCTTAGTGGGGCTAAACCAGCGTCACATCCGCGCGGTGCATTCAACGCCGATCGGCAAACTTGCACAATGTCCCAAAGTGGCACGCACTTTTGCTTCGCATCGCTCGTTTATTTTGTGTCACTGCGAGTTCGCAGTTTAGCGCTGCTCTACAGACGAGCGTTGGGCTTGCATGTTAATCCATAGCAAACTTTTTTTCTGAACAAGCTTCGCGTGCGAGCCGCTGCCGTGCCCAGTGCAAGTATTTGGTTGTTCGGCCGAGCATTCATTACCGCTGCGTTATGCTAAACTCGCATTACAGGGGTCAGTTTTTATGCATAACATTTGTTGGTCGTGCGCTTCGCCGTGCATAAATTGAGACACAAGATCATAACCAAAACTCTTTATTTTCAGGTGTCATACCACAGGTTTCCCAGCGACGAGGGAATGAAGAAAAAATGGATCACTGCCATAAAGAGGGACGAAGGGCCGCTGTTTAAAATATCTAAAGCGACCAAAGTATGCTCATTGCATTTCCTGGAGGCAGACTACTGGGGAAATATTGCTAGTGGTCATTGCCTCCTCAAAGACGAGGCTGTACCATCCATTTTTCCATTTCGGAAAACCAAGCCCCCAAGAAAACCTCCTCGACAGCGAACGTCTTCAGCCATTCCTGCTTCCAAGAAGAAATGCACCGAGCTCCACCCACCAGCTGACAGTCCAATAGATTTGGCAAGTGCACCCGATGAGAAGGAAGCCCCGCAACAGGAGATTGTCGCAGACCAGACTGTGCTTCAGGAGCCTGCTCCTACTATCCACAGCGAGCTCACGAAAGCAACTGCTGTGCTGGAGGCACAGCTTGCCGCAGCTAAAGACCAGGCATCTAAGCAGCAGGTAGAATTAGCCGACCGGGCAGTGCAACTAAGCAAGGCTCGTGCTGAACTCGCTAGTTGTCGGCCAGAGCTGGAAACTGCGAAGAATAAGCTGAAAGCACAGAATAAGGAGC includes these proteins:
- the LOC119385259 gene encoding peroxynitrite isomerase THAP4-like, whose protein sequence is MTRMRQVKILGTDERHVPPPPPPKKSEHKPQVSYHRFPSDEGMKKKWITAIKRDEGPLFKISKATKVCSLHFLEADYWGNIASGHCLLKDEAVPSIFPFRKTKPPRKPPRQRTSSAIPASKKKCTELHPPADSPIDLASAPDEKEAPQQEIVADQTVLQEPAPTIHSELTKATAVLEAQLAAAKDQASKQQVELADRAVQLSKARAELASCRPELETAKNKLKAQNKELDVLRSELVTSQQCMDKLKTQYAPFGIEKFEECDEDIQFYTGLPDYATFVDLLTIWTLVKMDAT